Proteins encoded within one genomic window of Saccharopolyspora pogona:
- a CDS encoding SDR family NAD(P)-dependent oxidoreductase — MTGHVLITGATGGLGRAIAREFTDFGAALITLADRTGPDVLEADLEQPEEPGRMVREAWSRAPVDVLVNCAGTYPSVDMLDVTAQQWDRIFALNVRAPVLATQELARRAIAAGRPASVVNISSGAALRARPGGGPYASSKAALEMATRAAALELGAHGIRVNAVSPGFIAVDSDCNPVAPEYAAAVSRNPLGRPGTPYDVARAVRWIAGPEAAWVTGEVLRVDGGSNTGAAHLPRLWPPAEEKGSDE, encoded by the coding sequence GTGACCGGTCATGTGCTGATCACCGGTGCTACCGGCGGGTTGGGGCGGGCCATCGCGCGGGAGTTCACCGACTTCGGCGCGGCGCTGATCACGCTCGCCGACCGTACCGGGCCGGACGTGCTCGAAGCGGACCTGGAGCAACCCGAAGAGCCGGGGCGCATGGTGCGGGAGGCGTGGTCGCGCGCGCCGGTGGACGTGCTGGTCAACTGCGCTGGGACCTACCCGTCGGTGGACATGCTCGACGTCACGGCGCAGCAGTGGGATCGGATCTTCGCCCTCAACGTCCGGGCGCCGGTGCTGGCGACGCAGGAGCTTGCCAGGCGAGCGATCGCCGCCGGACGACCGGCGTCGGTGGTGAACATATCCTCCGGCGCGGCGCTGCGTGCCCGCCCCGGCGGCGGGCCATACGCGAGTTCGAAGGCGGCACTGGAGATGGCTACCCGTGCCGCCGCGCTCGAACTCGGCGCGCACGGGATTCGGGTCAACGCGGTCAGCCCGGGGTTCATCGCGGTCGACAGCGATTGCAACCCGGTGGCTCCCGAGTACGCCGCCGCGGTGTCGCGGAACCCGTTGGGACGGCCAGGAACCCCGTACGACGTTGCGCGGGCCGTGCGGTGGATCGCCGGGCCCGAGGCGGCGTGGGTGACCGGGGAGGTGCTGCGCGTGGACGGCGGCTCGAACACCGGCGCTGCGCATCTGCCCAGGTTGTGGCCGCCGGCCGAGGAGAAGGGGAGCGACGAATGA